From a region of the Arachis ipaensis cultivar K30076 chromosome B09, Araip1.1, whole genome shotgun sequence genome:
- the LOC107616373 gene encoding uncharacterized protein LOC107616373: protein MRYDGTQDPLEHLTAFEGSVTRFSDISHAFLAQFTTRIAKAKHPINLLGVTQRAGEPTRKYLDRFNDECLEIDGLTDSVASLCLTNGLLNEDFRKHLTTKPVWTMQEIQCVAKEYINDEEVSRVVAANKRQPPYNQTRHYEGGERQKEHARDGGPSKAPKPFPRVGKFTNYTPLTAPITKVYQQIAEKGILSRPRPLKDRTGGNKILYCEYHNGYGHKTQDCFDLKDALEQAIRDGKLAEFSHLIREPRRRNRDHEGEDRPRATRRRQEPEGDDHGLTVVNVVTARNSAPRSRSAQKKDAKVLAVSSSPARSSRGLPSISFGAEDQWFDEVPESPPMVITARVGTGLVKRILVDTGADSNIIFRNVFDALGLHDADLATHQHGTFDGDDQSECRPVCLDASRHARDRSSAHVTLSGRQVGG from the exons atgaggtacgatggaACGCAAGACCCACTGGAACACctcacggccttcgag ggctcggtaACCCGCTTCTCCGACATCAGCCATGCCTTCCTGGCTCAGTTCACGACCAGAATTGCCAAAGCCAAGCACCCGATCAATTTGCTGGGCGTGACCCAGAGAGCCGGGGAGCCGACCAGGAAATACCTAGAtcgcttcaacgacgaatgcttGGAAATCGACGGGCTGACGGACTCGGTGGCGAGCTTATGCTTGACTAACGGACTCTTGAACGAGGACTTCAGGAAGCACCTCACCACAAAGCCAGtatggacaatgcaggagatccaatgCGTCGCTAAGGAATATATTaacgacgaagaagtcagccgggTCGTAGCTGCCAACAAACGGCAACCCCCCTACAACCAAACCCGCCACTACGAGGGTGgagaaagacaaaaggaacacgccagggacggcggtccgagtAAAGCGCCAAAGCCATTTCCCCGAGTAGGGAaattcaccaactacacccccctcACAGCACCAATCACGAAAGTTTATCAACAGATAGCCGAGAAGGGGATACTGTCGAGACCCCGGCCTCTGAAGGACAGAACGGGGGGAAACAAAATCCTTTACTGCGAATATCACAACGGatacgggcacaagacccaagactgttTCGACCTAAAGGATGCCCTGGAACAAGCAATTAGGGACGGAAAGCTTGCCGAATTCTCCCACCTCATAAGGGAACCAAGGAGACGGAATCGCGATCACGAGGGCGAGGACAGGCCCCGGGCGACAAGACGACGCCAAGAACCAGAGGGGgacgaccacggtctcacggtggtGAACGTGGTAACAGCGAGGAATTCCGCCCCGAGGTCGAGATCGGCACAGAAGAAAGATGCCAAAGTCCTGGCTGTCTCCTCCTCACCCGCGAGAAGTTCCCGgggactcccatccatctccttcgGCGCCGAAGACCAATGGTTCGACGAAGTACCGGAAAGtccccccatggtcatcacggccagagTCGGAACCGGCCTCGTCAAAAGGATCCTAGTGGATACAGGGGCGGACTCGAACATTATATTTCGCAACGTTTTTGATGCCTTGGGACTGCATGACGCCGACCTagcgacccaccagcacg GAACctttgatggagatgatcagaGTGAATGCCGACCTGTTTGCTtggacgccagccgacatgccagggatagatcctCAGCTCATGTCACACTATCTGGCCGTCAAGTCGGAGGCTAA